A region from the Candidatus Electrothrix scaldis genome encodes:
- a CDS encoding M23 family metallopeptidase: MTGFILFETEKPQVTLSQDLQFLGSPLEIEVQATDQKSGIQQIAITLQQNEQEFQLFKKDFPRQAWLSKAGPGEIEETLTLDVQKAGGKEGDAKLTVSVHDFSLNGALQGNETALVFPVKIDTKPPRVHIEHAQQYITPGGSGIVVYSVSEPSERHGVMLDDTFFQGYPLRGSTKRFIAYIALPWNSDKPEQARVIAVDQAGNEGSTPFSMRFKSAKEKKDRINISDGFLNKKIPEFEDSYPQLNGTNLEKYLIVNRTVRVQNAEKIAVLCNNTESEQLWEGRFLRMAGAGRAGFADQRTYYYKGEPIDHQTHLGMDIASTARVEVEAANNGKIIFADYLGIYGNMVMIDHGQGLTSLYSHLSRIAVEVGQTVEKGEVIGNSGTTGMAGGDHLHFSMLVHGIFVTPIEWWDSHWIDVNINKIIE, translated from the coding sequence GTGACTGGATTTATTCTCTTTGAAACGGAAAAACCGCAAGTCACCTTGAGTCAAGATCTTCAGTTCCTTGGTAGTCCACTGGAAATCGAGGTTCAAGCGACAGACCAAAAGAGTGGTATTCAGCAGATAGCCATTACTCTTCAGCAGAACGAACAGGAGTTTCAGCTTTTTAAGAAAGATTTTCCTCGACAGGCTTGGCTTTCAAAGGCAGGCCCAGGAGAAATAGAAGAGACGCTCACCTTGGATGTGCAAAAGGCTGGGGGGAAGGAGGGCGACGCGAAACTTACCGTTTCAGTGCATGATTTCTCTCTTAATGGAGCCTTGCAAGGAAATGAAACAGCCCTTGTTTTTCCGGTAAAGATTGATACCAAACCACCACGGGTTCATATCGAACATGCCCAGCAGTATATCACCCCAGGTGGAAGTGGTATCGTTGTTTACAGCGTTTCTGAGCCTTCAGAGCGACATGGTGTTATGTTAGATGATACCTTTTTTCAGGGATATCCCCTCCGAGGGAGCACAAAGCGATTTATAGCCTATATTGCCTTGCCCTGGAATAGTGACAAACCGGAGCAGGCGCGGGTTATTGCTGTAGATCAGGCTGGTAATGAGGGCAGCACTCCTTTCTCTATGCGATTCAAATCGGCAAAGGAGAAGAAAGATAGGATTAATATTTCAGATGGTTTCCTCAATAAGAAAATTCCTGAATTTGAAGATAGTTACCCCCAACTGAACGGAACAAATCTGGAAAAATACCTTATTGTTAATAGGACTGTTCGTGTGCAAAATGCAGAGAAGATTGCTGTTCTTTGCAATAACACGGAAAGCGAGCAGCTCTGGGAAGGTCGTTTTCTTCGGATGGCTGGTGCTGGTCGAGCTGGTTTTGCTGATCAACGCACCTATTACTATAAGGGAGAGCCTATTGATCATCAGACACATCTGGGGATGGATATCGCCTCAACAGCACGGGTTGAGGTTGAGGCTGCAAATAATGGAAAGATTATCTTTGCCGACTACCTCGGCATTTATGGCAATATGGTGATGATAGATCATGGTCAGGGACTGACCAGTTTGTATTCTCATCTGAGCCGCATTGCTGTAGAAGTAGGGCAGACCGTGGAAAAAGGAGAGGTTATAGGCAATTCAGGGACAACGGGGATGGCCGGGGGCGATCATCTCCATTTTTCCATGTTGGTCCACGGTATTTTTGTTACCCCGATAGAGTGGTGGGATTCACACTGGATTGATGTAAATATTAACAAGATCATTGAGTGA
- a CDS encoding Rne/Rng family ribonuclease, producing the protein MSVEQAIADPSKRLPDSTRNMYTDIVINATPYENRIAVVERGNLLEFHLERPSEKGLVGNIYQGKVVRVLPGMQAAFVDIGLERTGFLYVDDIDMSMSQLADGELSYPSPVRNTPTNPAIEDMVKEGQTILVQIAKEPIGSKGARLTCHITLPCRNLVFMPLTDHIGISRKIEDEEVRDELRQKIERLRPEGTGFIVRTVAENVTAAEIEADMEFLLLLWDDIRSHAQRAVAPSLIYKDLDLVLRAVRDLFTESVNELVVDSQSMHERLLNFVMTFAPKLKSRIVYYDSEVPIFDAYGIEVNVGRAIDKKVWLRSGGYLIIETTEALTVVDVNTGRYVGKNNLNETIFKTNMEAVEEIAYQLRLRNIGGIIIIDFIDMEIEQHRDELYDTFQEAMRKDKNRVNILKVSEFGLVQMTRKRSSESLSQLMCEPCFYCGGEGIVKSRQTICYEIFRKIYRDNRTASGKSITIRVHPHIAATLSQDEAHHLRHLEKTTGKEITVSSVHNLHVHRYQVVWDE; encoded by the coding sequence ATGAGTGTTGAACAAGCAATTGCCGATCCAAGCAAACGGCTTCCTGATAGCACACGCAACATGTATACAGACATTGTGATAAATGCCACACCTTATGAGAACCGTATTGCGGTGGTGGAGCGCGGCAACCTGCTGGAGTTTCACCTCGAACGGCCATCAGAAAAAGGCTTAGTGGGTAATATCTATCAAGGAAAGGTCGTTCGGGTGCTCCCTGGAATGCAGGCAGCTTTTGTTGATATCGGCCTTGAACGCACAGGTTTTCTTTATGTTGATGATATTGATATGTCAATGTCACAGCTTGCCGATGGAGAGCTCAGTTATCCTTCTCCTGTAAGAAACACCCCGACCAATCCGGCAATCGAGGATATGGTAAAAGAAGGGCAGACGATTTTGGTTCAGATTGCAAAAGAACCTATCGGCTCGAAAGGTGCCCGTCTGACCTGTCATATTACTCTGCCGTGCCGAAATTTGGTCTTTATGCCCTTGACTGATCATATCGGTATTTCTCGTAAAATAGAGGATGAAGAGGTGCGGGATGAATTACGGCAAAAAATTGAGCGACTTCGTCCAGAAGGGACCGGCTTTATTGTCCGTACTGTTGCGGAGAATGTTACAGCAGCCGAGATAGAGGCGGATATGGAGTTTCTCCTCCTGCTGTGGGATGATATCCGCTCTCATGCCCAACGGGCAGTTGCTCCCAGTCTGATCTATAAGGACCTGGACTTAGTCCTCAGGGCTGTACGTGATCTTTTTACAGAGAGTGTAAATGAATTGGTTGTCGATTCTCAAAGTATGCATGAACGACTGCTCAACTTTGTCATGACCTTTGCCCCGAAGTTAAAAAGTAGGATAGTCTATTACGATAGTGAGGTTCCTATTTTTGATGCCTATGGTATTGAAGTAAACGTTGGCCGTGCTATAGATAAAAAAGTTTGGTTGCGTTCTGGAGGATACCTTATTATTGAGACCACTGAAGCCTTAACTGTGGTAGATGTAAATACTGGGCGTTATGTAGGGAAAAATAATCTGAACGAGACTATTTTCAAGACCAATATGGAAGCGGTGGAGGAGATTGCTTACCAGCTCCGACTTCGCAATATTGGGGGGATCATTATTATTGATTTCATCGATATGGAGATAGAACAACATCGGGATGAACTCTATGATACCTTTCAGGAGGCTATGCGCAAGGATAAAAATCGGGTCAATATCCTCAAGGTTTCAGAGTTTGGCTTGGTTCAGATGACCCGGAAGCGCTCCAGTGAGAGCTTATCCCAACTTATGTGTGAGCCCTGCTTTTATTGCGGTGGAGAGGGCATCGTGAAATCACGACAAACTATCTGTTATGAGATTTTTCGCAAGATATATCGTGATAATCGTACAGCGAGTGGAAAAAGTATAACGATCAGAGTGCATCCGCATATTGCCGCAACACTATCGCAGGATGAGGCGCATCACCTCCGACATCTCGAAAAAACCACCGGAAAAGAGATCACGGTCTCTTCAGTGCATAATTTGCATGTGCATCGGTATCAAGTCGTTTGGGATGAATAA
- a CDS encoding phosphatase PAP2 family protein has product MRKKKLLEPALVTVALLVVTAIFWVTNADLFITSLVPRDHTIAAALPECNRAWPVGNLFPWNLLYKLAPIPAIILAVSALVILLIGFFKARFAPWRKRAIFILLLLGLGPGLVINVLLKDQLGRPRPRQVVEFGGEYKFTQCWQPGSGGENSSFPSGHAAIAFFLMAPWFILRDRNRRSAEAFLIAGLLFGTLVGIARILQGGHFISDILWAGGLLYILGSILGLALGLEQKRKANS; this is encoded by the coding sequence ATGCGTAAGAAAAAACTCCTGGAGCCAGCACTTGTCACGGTTGCTCTTCTCGTTGTAACGGCTATTTTTTGGGTCACCAATGCTGACCTGTTTATCACCTCACTTGTCCCGCGCGACCATACTATTGCCGCAGCTCTCCCTGAATGCAATAGAGCCTGGCCGGTAGGCAATCTCTTTCCCTGGAATCTCCTCTACAAACTCGCACCGATTCCGGCAATCATACTCGCTGTCTCTGCCTTGGTTATTCTTCTGATAGGCTTCTTTAAAGCACGGTTTGCTCCTTGGCGCAAACGAGCCATATTCATTCTGCTCCTCCTCGGCCTTGGACCAGGCTTAGTGATCAATGTCTTGCTCAAGGATCAACTTGGCCGCCCTCGACCACGTCAGGTTGTTGAATTCGGAGGGGAGTATAAATTCACCCAATGCTGGCAGCCTGGGAGCGGAGGTGAGAATAGTTCTTTCCCCTCAGGGCATGCAGCAATAGCCTTTTTTCTCATGGCGCCTTGGTTTATTCTGAGAGACAGAAACAGACGGTCCGCAGAGGCATTCCTCATTGCTGGCCTACTTTTCGGCACATTAGTGGGAATAGCAAGGATTCTTCAAGGTGGGCACTTTATCAGTGATATCCTATGGGCTGGCGGCTTGCTCTATATATTAGGGAGCATCTTAGGACTTGCCTTAGGACTGGAGCAGAAAAGGAAAGCCAACTCATAA
- a CDS encoding Fic family protein has protein sequence MLKFLPPENDPETKQVLKKMASAHRYLAELKGMAATIPNESILISTLTLQEAKDSSEIENIITTHDDLYKSELFVNLIQSPAAKEVGNYATALQKGFALVRESRLLTVNHILEIHKELEQNNAGIRKLPGTELKNQQTGATVYTPPQDHQEIVRLMTNLEQFINDDTISDLDPLVKMALIHYQFESIHPFYDGNGRTGRIINILYLVAKDLLHLPVLYLSRYIIRTKGEYYRLLQGVRDREDWESWILYMLHGVESTARQTIWIIKAIKTAMMDYKHRIRAEFPKMYSQDLLNNLFRHPYTKIEYLQNDLRVTRLTASRYLAQLTESGFLKKAKVGRYNYYINQPLMDLFADIPEL, from the coding sequence ATGCTGAAATTCCTGCCCCCGGAGAACGACCCGGAAACAAAACAGGTTCTGAAGAAAATGGCATCCGCCCACCGCTACCTTGCGGAACTCAAGGGCATGGCGGCCACGATCCCCAATGAATCAATCCTGATTTCCACCCTGACCTTACAGGAAGCCAAAGACAGTTCAGAGATTGAGAACATCATAACCACCCATGACGACCTGTACAAATCAGAGTTGTTCGTCAATCTGATCCAAAGTCCTGCTGCAAAAGAGGTGGGGAATTATGCAACGGCCCTGCAAAAGGGGTTTGCCTTGGTGCGTGAAAGCCGCCTGCTGACCGTCAATCACATTCTGGAGATTCATAAAGAGCTGGAGCAGAACAACGCCGGTATCAGGAAGTTACCCGGAACAGAGTTGAAGAACCAGCAGACCGGGGCCACGGTCTACACCCCGCCGCAAGACCATCAGGAGATTGTGCGGCTCATGACCAATCTGGAACAGTTCATCAATGACGATACAATCAGCGACCTTGACCCCTTGGTGAAAATGGCCTTGATTCATTATCAGTTTGAATCAATCCATCCGTTCTATGATGGAAACGGCAGAACCGGGCGGATCATCAATATTCTGTATCTGGTTGCCAAAGACCTGCTGCACCTGCCGGTGCTCTATCTGAGTCGCTATATTATCAGGACAAAGGGGGAGTATTACCGGCTATTGCAAGGGGTGCGGGATCGTGAGGATTGGGAAAGCTGGATTCTCTACATGCTGCACGGGGTGGAAAGCACGGCCCGGCAGACGATATGGATAATCAAGGCCATAAAAACGGCAATGATGGATTACAAGCACCGTATCCGGGCGGAGTTTCCCAAGATGTACAGTCAGGATTTACTGAACAACCTGTTCCGGCATCCGTACACTAAAATTGAATATCTTCAGAATGATTTACGGGTTACCCGGCTGACAGCAAGCAGGTATCTTGCGCAGCTCACTGAGTCCGGTTTTCTGAAAAAGGCGAAGGTGGGGCGGTACAACTATTATATCAATCAGCCGTTGATGGATTTGTTTGCTGATATACCGGAGTTGTGA
- a CDS encoding pyruvate carboxyltransferase yields MRINQPKIIDSTLREGEQTPSVLFSDEDKYTIIRKLYRVGIEEIELGIAAPVHSNLPRLVQKAREITAGSCRLSLWCRCKAEDIAFAATCSPDLLALSIPVSDPHIQERLGKDRDWISKTLASSIKQALAAGIPAVSVGMEDASRADIDFLIATAETAKGHGATRIRLADTVGICSPARMTTLVQTVKDAVQIPLAVHCHNDFGMATANSIAALEAGADCLDATVLGLGERTGNCRLEEVIGYLSLVLGEKRYYPEFVPELCQFLAEITGRDIADNHPLVGSAIFTCESGLHQHGLTVNPDIYEPYAPERVGGKRRLHFGGKTGARAVQLQLHKAGLRLDEMQIKELVSRIRSGGEVLNQEQLLRVAAECC; encoded by the coding sequence ATGCGCATCAACCAGCCAAAAATTATCGACTCCACCCTCCGGGAGGGTGAGCAGACACCGAGTGTCCTCTTCTCCGATGAGGACAAATATACTATTATTAGGAAATTATACAGGGTTGGCATTGAAGAAATTGAACTTGGTATTGCAGCCCCTGTACACTCCAATCTTCCCAGGCTTGTCCAAAAAGCCAGAGAAATAACAGCTGGCTCCTGTCGGCTCAGCCTGTGGTGCCGCTGCAAAGCTGAAGATATCGCCTTTGCAGCTACCTGCTCCCCAGACCTGCTGGCCCTATCCATTCCGGTTTCAGATCCGCACATCCAGGAACGATTAGGAAAAGACCGAGACTGGATAAGCAAGACACTTGCCTCGTCAATCAAACAGGCCTTGGCAGCCGGTATTCCGGCGGTTTCCGTGGGCATGGAAGATGCCTCACGGGCTGATATAGATTTTCTGATTGCAACGGCAGAAACAGCCAAGGGACACGGGGCGACCAGAATCCGTCTGGCAGACACCGTGGGAATCTGCTCCCCGGCACGCATGACAACCTTGGTGCAGACAGTAAAAGATGCTGTACAGATCCCGCTTGCAGTGCATTGCCATAACGATTTCGGTATGGCTACAGCCAACTCCATTGCCGCGCTGGAAGCCGGGGCTGACTGTCTTGATGCCACGGTACTTGGACTCGGAGAGCGGACGGGCAACTGCCGCCTCGAAGAAGTTATCGGCTACCTCTCCCTCGTTCTGGGAGAAAAACGGTATTACCCAGAGTTCGTCCCGGAGCTCTGTCAATTCCTTGCCGAAATAACAGGAAGGGATATAGCAGATAATCACCCCTTGGTCGGTTCAGCCATCTTTACCTGCGAAAGCGGACTGCATCAGCATGGACTGACTGTTAACCCTGATATTTACGAACCATATGCCCCGGAACGTGTCGGCGGAAAAAGACGGCTTCATTTCGGGGGAAAGACCGGAGCCAGAGCTGTTCAGTTGCAACTGCATAAGGCAGGGCTCCGGCTTGATGAAATGCAAATCAAAGAACTCGTGAGCCGGATACGTTCCGGCGGTGAAGTACTTAATCAAGAGCAGCTGCTCCGCGTTGCCGCAGAGTGCTGTTAA
- the clpS gene encoding ATP-dependent Clp protease adapter ClpS, translating to MGKTDSGHREEILTKDKKELQEPPLYKVLLHNDDYTTMEFVVMVLETIFGKDTAEATSIMLNVHHQGMGVAGIYSREIGETKVSEVHQTARKNQFPLKCSLEKA from the coding sequence ATGGGAAAAACAGATTCAGGACATAGGGAAGAAATACTGACCAAGGACAAGAAAGAACTTCAGGAACCTCCCCTGTATAAAGTACTTCTCCATAATGACGATTATACAACCATGGAGTTCGTGGTTATGGTGCTGGAAACTATCTTCGGCAAGGACACAGCAGAGGCAACGTCAATTATGTTAAATGTCCATCACCAGGGAATGGGGGTTGCCGGAATTTATTCCCGAGAAATTGGAGAAACCAAGGTGTCGGAAGTGCATCAGACAGCCCGCAAAAATCAATTTCCGTTGAAATGCTCATTGGAGAAGGCATAA
- the lptF gene encoding LPS export ABC transporter permease LptF, translating into MQRKGIPFLLYSYIATELLAPFFASFLILYGVFFLIRLIPLLEVVLELGINLPDFIRLFSYIFPHMLLYVIPMASMAGVIIGFTRLTNEREILALKACGISLRQMLPPVVMVASVIALLTGYFSVHLIPAGQIAMHQLMFQLAKEKIDSGIKEKKFTEALGDLVVYVDDIDEQEHWNGVYVSDMRDREQPIIIMAKKGRMKANIKTMSVIIVLDDGTLHNTSGLDSQIVRFNRYQLNIPLKPPTRIDGDDVTTLSRGSMSQAQLVEAAQEYGVDSQVGVNYLTEYHHRLALPVGCLILSLLGLPLGLQAGPGRKAVGIPLGLGFFVLYYIVFTLFRVMAEDMALPLLAGMWLPNVIFAVMTGVIFWRVEQEKPIFSERLTLRLEAVFDVLFLVPFKRVAQTFKSLLGSREKQKKQADPAWDGMLVHADAKERVFHLPGCEQYHCTNCTLQFNSVYVAYEAGFEPCPYCATQAKSYDL; encoded by the coding sequence ATGCAGCGCAAAGGCATTCCTTTTCTCCTCTACAGCTATATAGCAACTGAATTGCTGGCACCTTTTTTTGCCAGCTTTCTTATTCTGTATGGGGTGTTTTTTCTGATCCGCCTCATTCCACTGCTGGAAGTTGTTCTGGAATTAGGGATTAATCTGCCTGATTTTATCCGTCTCTTTTCCTATATTTTCCCCCACATGCTCCTTTACGTTATTCCTATGGCGAGCATGGCCGGGGTTATTATCGGTTTTACCCGTCTAACCAATGAACGGGAAATTCTTGCCCTGAAAGCCTGCGGTATCAGCCTGCGACAGATGTTGCCTCCAGTTGTCATGGTGGCGTCCGTTATCGCCTTACTTACAGGGTATTTTTCTGTTCATTTGATCCCGGCCGGACAGATTGCCATGCATCAGCTGATGTTTCAATTGGCGAAGGAAAAAATAGACAGCGGAATTAAAGAAAAGAAATTCACAGAAGCTCTTGGGGATCTGGTTGTTTATGTTGATGATATAGATGAGCAGGAGCACTGGAACGGGGTGTATGTCTCGGACATGCGGGACAGGGAACAGCCGATAATTATTATGGCCAAGAAAGGCCGTATGAAGGCAAACATCAAAACGATGTCCGTTATTATTGTTCTGGATGACGGAACCCTTCATAATACCAGTGGGTTGGATAGTCAGATTGTGCGTTTCAATCGCTATCAGTTGAATATCCCCTTAAAGCCACCGACTCGTATTGATGGGGATGATGTGACTACGCTGAGCCGGGGGAGTATGTCGCAGGCACAGCTTGTGGAGGCTGCCCAGGAGTACGGAGTTGACTCTCAAGTCGGTGTTAATTATTTGACGGAATATCATCATCGCCTTGCCTTGCCTGTAGGTTGCCTTATTCTTAGTTTGTTGGGCCTTCCCTTGGGCCTTCAGGCAGGGCCTGGTCGTAAAGCTGTTGGTATTCCTTTAGGTTTGGGTTTTTTTGTCCTCTATTATATTGTTTTTACTCTGTTCAGAGTTATGGCAGAAGATATGGCCTTGCCGCTTCTGGCAGGGATGTGGTTGCCCAATGTTATCTTTGCTGTCATGACCGGGGTTATCTTCTGGCGTGTTGAACAGGAGAAACCCATTTTTTCTGAGCGCCTTACCCTGCGACTTGAGGCTGTTTTTGATGTCCTTTTTCTTGTGCCCTTCAAACGGGTTGCTCAAACATTCAAGAGCTTACTGGGTAGTAGGGAAAAACAGAAGAAGCAGGCTGATCCGGCTTGGGACGGGATGCTTGTGCATGCTGACGCCAAAGAACGGGTTTTTCATTTGCCGGGCTGCGAACAGTACCATTGCACGAACTGCACACTTCAGTTTAATAGTGTTTATGTCGCTTATGAAGCTGGGTTTGAACCCTGTCCCTACTGTGCAACACAGGCGAAATCGTACGACCTTTAA
- a CDS encoding lysylphosphatidylglycerol synthase transmembrane domain-containing protein yields MQYSLRLLVTGLLLYLILRSIHPREIAAALETTSPTYLLLALLAQLSCLSVAAYRWQLIVSRLGFNASFVFYWGTYFKGAFLNQGLPTSIGGDGARIYDCAKVTGSTEDAFFGVFIDRVIGLAGLLLLNVGALLVNSYLLPRRIYYPLLFILIVLATCLLLLFFLRKFSFFTVGKYLGFLGRLSERYFQVYSSLPALVSQLSLSILIHLFSMGSFFFIGQGVGLDFSLQVYLVLVPPVILLTLLPISLAGWGLREGAMVAFFLLIGAEKSQVLTLSLLYGIVTLVASLPGLAIWLFRKNPQI; encoded by the coding sequence ATGCAGTATTCTTTGAGGCTCCTGGTGACTGGCCTCCTGCTTTATCTTATCCTTCGCAGCATCCATCCTCGTGAAATAGCTGCAGCGCTGGAGACAACTTCTCCAACCTATCTCCTTCTTGCCCTGCTTGCGCAATTATCCTGCTTGAGTGTAGCTGCATATCGGTGGCAATTGATTGTCAGCCGTCTTGGTTTTAACGCGTCCTTTGTCTTCTATTGGGGAACGTATTTTAAGGGGGCTTTTTTAAATCAGGGGCTTCCTACCAGTATCGGAGGGGATGGGGCACGGATTTACGACTGTGCCAAAGTGACTGGTTCTACAGAGGATGCCTTTTTCGGGGTGTTTATTGATCGCGTCATTGGACTTGCAGGCCTCTTGTTACTTAATGTCGGAGCTCTCCTGGTCAATTCTTACCTTTTGCCAAGGCGTATTTACTATCCTTTGCTCTTTATTCTTATAGTGCTAGCCACCTGCTTGCTTCTCTTGTTTTTTTTGCGGAAATTTTCTTTTTTTACAGTTGGCAAGTACCTTGGTTTTCTCGGAAGACTTTCGGAGCGCTATTTTCAGGTGTATTCTTCTTTGCCTGCCCTTGTAAGTCAACTCAGCCTCTCCATTCTTATCCATCTCTTCTCTATGGGCTCTTTCTTTTTCATTGGACAGGGCGTGGGGCTGGACTTTTCTCTGCAGGTTTACCTGGTTTTGGTGCCACCGGTGATTCTCTTGACCCTGCTCCCTATCTCATTGGCAGGCTGGGGATTACGGGAAGGGGCTATGGTCGCCTTTTTTCTTCTCATCGGTGCTGAAAAATCTCAAGTACTGACACTCTCCCTGCTCTACGGTATTGTGACGCTCGTCGCCTCACTGCCAGGCCTAGCTATTTGGCTTTTTCGCAAAAATCCACAGATATAA
- the nifA gene encoding nif-specific transcriptional activator NifA produces MLKEKEEANLFPNHSFASEGTEALEIKALYRIVKLIGSAVHLDTALSAILKVLHDTLRMERATLALLNEEQTHLTIRASYGLSIEEEQRGIYNFDEGIYGKVFRSGAPFIVPDIDSEPLFLNRTGSRQMYSKTKLSFIGVPVLLKEKPVGVLSVDRLFGLEISLEEDVRFLTVLSTLISQFLNLNQAIRQDRQKLVSENQSLKARLHARHKKHYIIGQCKTMQEVFWSIERVAPSRASVLLLGESGTGKELAAQAIHEASPRRENPFVKINCAALPENLLESELFGHNKGAFTGADGTREGRFELADNGTLFLDEIGEMPLTLQAKLLRVLQEQQFERLGSNRTINVDVRIIAATNVSLEKAVLNGTFRNDLYYRLNVVPIVLPPLRERKDDIPLLTDFFLKASNKRNDKNVRMTREFLDLMTDYDWPGNVRELQNLMERLVILSTGDMLSVHDLPGYFLQPPGERIIQDHHHREEPSLSSYQMPEQRNTENGGAPRSLQELEREQVESALKRHGWVQARAARELGLTQRQIGYRIKKFNLQRPPLY; encoded by the coding sequence ATGCTTAAGGAGAAAGAGGAAGCCAACCTCTTCCCCAACCATAGTTTCGCGTCTGAAGGCACAGAAGCTCTGGAAATCAAGGCGCTCTATCGTATCGTTAAACTGATCGGGTCGGCAGTCCATCTGGACACAGCCCTTTCCGCCATCCTCAAAGTCCTCCATGATACCTTACGCATGGAGCGTGCCACTCTGGCACTCCTCAATGAAGAGCAAACACATCTGACCATCCGGGCCTCATATGGCCTGAGCATTGAAGAAGAACAGCGGGGCATTTACAATTTTGACGAGGGAATCTACGGAAAAGTGTTCCGAAGCGGAGCACCATTCATTGTCCCAGATATCGACAGTGAGCCTCTTTTCCTGAACCGTACAGGTTCCCGGCAGATGTACAGCAAAACCAAGCTCTCTTTTATTGGTGTACCGGTATTGCTCAAAGAAAAACCAGTGGGTGTCCTGAGTGTTGATCGCCTCTTTGGCCTGGAGATTTCCCTTGAGGAAGATGTCCGCTTCCTGACGGTGCTCTCCACTCTGATTTCCCAGTTTCTCAATCTGAATCAGGCGATTCGGCAAGATCGGCAGAAACTTGTTTCAGAAAACCAGAGCCTGAAGGCTCGCCTCCATGCCCGCCATAAAAAGCATTATATTATCGGCCAGTGCAAAACCATGCAGGAAGTTTTCTGGAGCATTGAACGGGTTGCCCCCAGCCGCGCCAGTGTCCTGCTCCTCGGTGAGTCAGGAACAGGAAAAGAGCTGGCCGCCCAGGCTATTCACGAGGCCAGCCCTCGGCGAGAAAATCCCTTTGTAAAAATCAACTGTGCTGCCCTCCCGGAAAACCTCCTGGAAAGCGAGCTGTTCGGTCATAATAAGGGCGCGTTTACCGGTGCTGATGGCACCAGGGAAGGACGCTTTGAATTAGCAGACAACGGTACGCTTTTTCTTGATGAAATTGGCGAAATGCCTCTGACCCTTCAGGCAAAATTGCTTCGGGTACTTCAGGAGCAGCAGTTTGAGCGCCTGGGTTCTAATCGTACCATCAACGTGGATGTGCGTATCATTGCAGCAACCAATGTCAGCCTGGAAAAGGCTGTGCTCAACGGGACCTTCCGTAATGACCTTTACTATCGACTCAATGTCGTACCCATTGTTCTGCCGCCGCTTCGCGAAAGAAAAGACGACATCCCTCTGCTGACGGATTTCTTCCTCAAGGCGAGCAATAAAAGAAATGACAAAAATGTACGGATGACCAGAGAGTTTCTCGACCTGATGACCGATTACGACTGGCCAGGCAATGTTCGAGAGCTGCAGAACCTTATGGAACGACTGGTTATTCTTTCCACCGGAGACATGCTTTCTGTCCATGATCTTCCGGGGTATTTCCTCCAGCCTCCGGGGGAACGGATCATACAGGATCATCACCACCGAGAAGAGCCGTCCCTGTCCTCTTACCAGATGCCTGAACAGCGAAACACAGAAAATGGCGGCGCCCCTCGCTCCCTCCAGGAATTGGAACGTGAACAGGTGGAATCAGCTCTGAAACGGCACGGTTGGGTGCAGGCACGGGCAGCTCGCGAGTTGGGACTCACCCAGCGTCAGATAGGCTACCGAATTAAAAAATTCAATCTCCAGCGCCCCCCCCTGTATTAA